The Deinococcus fonticola genome includes the window GGGAAGAAATTGCGGGCGGCCCGGCGAGCGAAAGACATGACCCTGGAAGACCTGGCGGAAGCCTCCGGCATGAACTGGAGTTACATCAGCCAGGTCGAGAGCGGGCACCGCAACATCGCGGTCGACAACATGTGGAAACTCGCCCAGGGCCTCGGGGTTGAGCTGAGAGAGTTGTTGTGAAAGGGAAGTAGAAGGAAGGCACGTTAGCCATACGCCCGCTGGAGCGTGTAGGCATGGTCGAGGTCGAGCTGGCTGTCCAGAATCTTGATGAGCACCCGTGCCACCACCGGTGACGGCTGATGCGAGTCGTACGACGCCAGGGCTGGGGCCAGCGCGGCACAGGCCAGCCGGTGCCAGTGTTGAGCCGCTGGGACATCCGCCGGATATCGCTCGAAAAAAGGGGCGATGAGCTGCATCGCCTTGTCGTAGGCCGCATCGTCAAGTGGTGGCGCAAGGAGCAGCTGGTCGATATATGCATCCTGCGTGCCTCCAATCCGCGCTGTCAAAACGGGCAAGAGTCCAGACGGCAGCTGAAACGCCTCCAGGTCGAGAACGGCCAGTGTTTCGTAGAGCTGCGTGTCATGGCGCGTCAGACTGACTGAGCGAGGCCCCCTGGTCGAGGCCTGGTCTGGCCCTTGCTCAACGTAGGCCGGACTGCTCAGCAGAACCGTCATCAGCTTAATGGCCACGACCTGGAGCGGAGTCGTCGTGGGGCGCATCTCACCGCACGCCACCTGACAGACCAGGCCGATTAAATCGGACGGCTGATACTCGAGGATGGCCATATTGTCACGGGCCTGAACGGTCACAGCTGAGAACTGCTCAGCGGTCAAGAGTCTCTTGAGGCCAGACTGCAGCAGCGTGGTCTGCTCCGTCAGGGTGGTTGAACTGGTCGGATGGGCCAGTTGACCGATGAGTTTAGCCGCGCTTATCACGCAAGCCTTGATTTTCGGCCAGTCGTTTTCTCGAACCATCAGAGACTGCATGGTAATAGGATACACACTAAAGTGTTCAACACTTTAGTGTTCTATGGATGCCAGCCGGGGTCTTTTTGCTAATGCAGCGTGACGGTCGCGGCCTGAGCAAGCCCCATCCGGGCGTCCAGTGCTCTCAGAATGACGCTATCGACAAGAGCCGAGGGCTGGTCGGAGCGGTACTCCGACAGCGTAGGAACAAGCGCCGCGCACGTCAGGTGATGCCAGTGATGGGTGAGTGGAACCTCTGCTGGGAATGGTTCCTGGAAGCCCTGAAGCGCCGCCTCGAGGGCCTCCTGATGCCTCTGGCTGAGCCTGGATGCTTGCTCCTGCTGGTCGGCGA containing:
- a CDS encoding helix-turn-helix domain-containing protein → MTAKAEASPARLTFGKKLRAARRAKDMTLEDLAEASGMNWSYISQVESGHRNIAVDNMWKLAQGLGVELRELL